CGGCCGCATCTGCCCCGCCCCCTGCGAGGCGGCCTGCACCCTGAACGTCAACGACGATCCGGTGGGCATCAAGTCCATCGAGCACGCCATCGCCGACCGTGCGTGGGAAGAAGGCTGGGTCAAGCCGCAGCCGGCCAAGGTCAAGACCGGCAAGACCGTGGCGGTGGTCGGCTCCGGCCCGGCCGGCCTGGCGGCCGCGCAGCAGCTGGCCCGCGCCGGCCATGACGTCACCGTGTTCGAGAAGAACAGCCGCATCGGTGGCCTGCTGCGCTACGGCATCCCCGACTTCAAGATGGAGAAGTCGCACATCGACCGTCGGGTGAAGCAGATGGAAGGCGAGGGCGTGGTCTTCCGCACCGGCGTGCTGGTCGGCGCGATGCCCGAGGGCAGCAAGGTCACCAACCACGCGCAGACCACCATCAGCGCCGACGAACTGAAGGCCCGGTTCGACGCCGTGCTGCTCACCGGCGGCTCGGAGGTCTCGCGCGACCTGCCGGTGCCCGGCCGCGACCTGGCCGGCATCCACTTCGCGATGGAGTTCCTGCCGCAGCAGAACCGCGTCGTCGCCGGCGACGCCGTGCCCGACCAGATCATGGCCACCGGCAAGCACGTCATCGTCATCGGTGGCGGCGACACCGGCAGCGACTGTGTGGGCACCAGCAACCGCCACGGTGCGAAGAGCGTGACGCAGTTCGAGCTGATGCCCATGCCGCCCGAGACCGAGGACAAGCCGCTGACCTGGCCCTACTGGCCGTACAAGCTGCGCACCTCCTCCAGCCACGAGGAGGGCTGCGAGCGCGAGTTCGCGATCGCCACCAAGGAGTTCCTCGGCGAGGGCGGCAAGGTCACCGGCGTGAAGACGGTGCGGGTGGAGTGGCAGGGCGGCAAGATGGTCGAGGTGCCCGGCAGCGAGCAGGTGCTCAAGGCCGACCTGGTGCTGCTGGCCATGGGCTTCGTGCAACCGGTCGGCAGCGTGCTCGACGCCTTCGGCGTGGCCAAGGACAACCGCGGCAATGCCCGCGCCGGCACCGAGGCCGCCGGCGGCTACCGCACCAACGTCGACAAGGTGTTCGCCGCCGGGGACATGCGCCGCGGCCAGAGCCTGGTGGTCTGGGCCATCCGCGAAGGCCGCCAGGCCGCGCGGGCGGTGGACGAGCACCTGATGGGCGAGAGCGACCTGCCGCGCTGAGTCGCCGCTGCACCGTTCACGGCGGACGCGGGCTTCGGGCCCGCGTTTCTCTTTGTGTCTGCGCCGCCGCTCATCGGCTGTCAAGGACCGCTCTTCGGCGGCCGCCGGCCAGCTGCGAAATCCGACACGGCGAGGATGAGGGGGGGTGCCGAAGAATCCGCAGCAACCCTGCGAGGTCCTTCCCGTGACACGCCCAATCCCATCGTTCATCGCTCGCGGCTTCACGCTTCTGGAGCTGATGATCACCGTCGCGGTGATCGCCATCCTGGCCAGCGTCGCACTGCCGTCCTACTCGGACTATGTGCGGCGCGGCACGCTGCCGGAGGCGTTCAGCGCCCTCGCGGACTACCGCGTGAAGATGGAGCAGTACTACCAGGATCACCGCAACTACGGCGCCAGCGACTGCGCCGACGGCACGCCAGCCCCGACGTGGAGGACCTTCGCGCCGGCGGATGCCCGGTACTTCGGCTTCACCTGCGCGCTGACCTCGAGCGGGCAGGGTTATGTGCTGACCGCCACCGGTACCACGGGTGCTGCCGTCGGCCACGTCTACACCCTGGACTCCAGCAACGCCAAGCGCACGACCAAGCTCAAGAACGTGGAGGTGAGCAAGACCTGCTGGGCGTCCAAGGACGGCGACTGCTGAGGAGGGATGGCCATGTCCCGCCACCTCCTGCGTCGACCACGAGGCTTCACGCTGATCGAAATGATGGTCGTGCTGACCGTCTCGGCGCTGCTGCTCTTCGCCGTCCTGCCCAGCTTCGCCGCCTGGCTGCGTGACCTTCGCATTCGCGGCGTGGCCGAGTCGCTGCAGAACGGCCTGCAACTGGCCCGCATGGAGGCGCTGCGCAGCAACGAGGTGGTGTCGCTGTGGCTGGTCTCGGACGCCGACGCGGCCGACTGCAGCGCGTCGTCCGCGTCACCATCGTGGGTGGTGTCGACCGCCAACCCGGCAACGGCGTGCGCTAGCACCGCGGTGGTCAACAAGCAAGGCCGTGCTGCCACCGCCACGGGCGTGACCGTGGCGTCCGTGCAGACCACCACCGACGGCGCTGCTGGCAATGCCAGCCGGATCGCCTTCAACGGCTTCGGGCAACTGGTGCTGCCGGGGTCGGCCACGCCGCTGCGCCAGGTTGTCATCTCGCTGACACATGCCGACGCCGACGCTCGCACCCTGCGCGTCGAGGTGCTGCCCGGCGGCAGCATCCGCATGTGCGATCCCCACGTGGCCAGCGACGATCCCCGTCGCTGCATGCTGTGAGGAGCCGGGCGATGCACGGTGTCCTTCGTCGCGCGCCGCGCCGCGCCGTGTCGGCCGGCCGCGGCTTCGCCCTCATCGAAGTGCTGGTCGGTCTGCTCATCCTGGCCGTTGGCGTGCTCGGCCTGGTCGGCACCCAGGCCAGCATGGTCCAAGCCCAGGGGGCGGCCAAGTACCGCGGCGACGCGGCGTACCTGGCCGCCGAACTCGTCGGCCTGATGTGGTCGGACCTGGGCAATCTGTCGCAGTACGCCGGCGACGGCGCCACGCCCTGCACGGCGACCCGATGCTTGGACTGGGCGCGCAAAGTGGCGAGCACGCTGCCGCAAGGCCAGGCCGAGGTGACGGTCAACAGCGGCACCGTTGTGATCACCATCCGCTGGACGCCACCGGGCGACGCCGCCCATGCCTACACCACGCGGAGCGCCCTCAATGCCTAGGACGTTCCCCTGCCACGGCGCCCGTGCCGCGCGCGGCCTGACGCTGGTGGAGCTGATGGTCGGCATCGCGCTCGGCCTGATCGCCACGCTGGCCGTCGTCCAAGTGCTGGCGGTGTCGGAGGGCCAGCGCCGCACCACCACCAGCGGCGCCGATGCGCAAGTGTCCGGCGCCTTGGGTCTCTATGCGCTGGAGCGCGACCTCAAGAGTGCGGGCTATGGCCTGTCGAGCACCCGCGAAGCCCTGGCCTGCGCCATCACCGCCCGCTACAACGGCGCCGTGGTGGCCAACATGCCCACCACCCTTCTGCCGGTGAGCATCACTGCGGGCGCAGGCGGTGCTTCGGACACGCTTCGGATCCTCGCGAGCAACAAGGCCGGGTTCTCGGTGCCGATCCGGGTCATGCCGCCCCGGTACCAGCCGAACGACCAGTGGTTCTCGGTGGCGTCCACGCTGGGCGTGGCGCAGAACGACCTGATGCTGGCCTTCCGGGCCACCGGCGAACCCTGCCACCTCTTCCGGGTCACGGCCAACCCGACCGGCAGCGTCGCGCAGATCCCGCGCGCCGACGATGCGGGCTGGAACGGGGCCGGGCAACCGAACGTCGAGATCGCCGAGGGCAGCCAGCTCATCAACCTGGGCACCTTGCTCGACCACACCTACCGCGTCGATGCGGCTCGCGCCGTGCTGCAGCGCGTGTCCTTTGACACCACCACCCGCACGCAGGTGGTGACCGACGTGCAACCCGGCATCGTGCTGATGCGGGCCTTCTACGGCCTGGACCGTGCGGCGACGGCCGCCCAGCTGGCGGCGGGGACCGGACAGACCCGCGTCGACACCTACACCCTCGACGCGGCGAAGGTTCCCACCACAGCGGCGGACTGGCAGCGCCTCCTGTCGGTTCGGATCGCCATCGTCGCCCGCAGCGGTCACTACGAGAAGGAAGAGGTCACCACCAGCAACCCGGTGTGGGACGTCGGCACGGCGGCAGAGGTCGACGGTGCTGTCACCTGCGGCAGCAGCAAGTGCGTGACGCTGGACGTGGGCGCCGACACCGCCGGCTCGGAAGCACGGCACTACCGCTACAAGGTCTACGACACGGTGGTGCCGTTGGTCAACCTGCTGTGGCGCTCGTGAGGCGGCAAGCCATGCACCACCAACAAGTCCCGCCGCATGTCGTCAGGAAGACCCAGAAGGGCTCCTCCATGCTGTTCGCCTTGATGGCGCTGGCCATCCTGGCGCTGGGCTCGGTGGCGTTGGTCCGTTCGGTGGACACGACGACGCTGCTGCTCGGCAACCTGGGCTTCAAGCAGGACGCCACGACCGCGAGCGCCGCGGCGGCCGAGCAGGCGATCGACTGGTTGCGGG
The sequence above is a segment of the Aquabacterium sp. J223 genome. Coding sequences within it:
- a CDS encoding glutamate synthase subunit beta, giving the protein MGKVTGFLEYDRLEEGYEPVELRLKNYKEFVIGLNAEQARIQGARCMDCGTPFCNSGCPVNNIIPDFNDLVYRNDWLNAIRVLHTTNNFPEFTGRICPAPCEAACTLNVNDDPVGIKSIEHAIADRAWEEGWVKPQPAKVKTGKTVAVVGSGPAGLAAAQQLARAGHDVTVFEKNSRIGGLLRYGIPDFKMEKSHIDRRVKQMEGEGVVFRTGVLVGAMPEGSKVTNHAQTTISADELKARFDAVLLTGGSEVSRDLPVPGRDLAGIHFAMEFLPQQNRVVAGDAVPDQIMATGKHVIVIGGGDTGSDCVGTSNRHGAKSVTQFELMPMPPETEDKPLTWPYWPYKLRTSSSHEEGCEREFAIATKEFLGEGGKVTGVKTVRVEWQGGKMVEVPGSEQVLKADLVLLAMGFVQPVGSVLDAFGVAKDNRGNARAGTEAAGGYRTNVDKVFAAGDMRRGQSLVVWAIREGRQAARAVDEHLMGESDLPR
- a CDS encoding type IV pilin protein, producing the protein MTRPIPSFIARGFTLLELMITVAVIAILASVALPSYSDYVRRGTLPEAFSALADYRVKMEQYYQDHRNYGASDCADGTPAPTWRTFAPADARYFGFTCALTSSGQGYVLTATGTTGAAVGHVYTLDSSNAKRTTKLKNVEVSKTCWASKDGDC
- a CDS encoding GspH/FimT family pseudopilin, with product MSRHLLRRPRGFTLIEMMVVLTVSALLLFAVLPSFAAWLRDLRIRGVAESLQNGLQLARMEALRSNEVVSLWLVSDADAADCSASSASPSWVVSTANPATACASTAVVNKQGRAATATGVTVASVQTTTDGAAGNASRIAFNGFGQLVLPGSATPLRQVVISLTHADADARTLRVEVLPGGSIRMCDPHVASDDPRRCML
- a CDS encoding prepilin-type N-terminal cleavage/methylation domain-containing protein, with the translated sequence MHGVLRRAPRRAVSAGRGFALIEVLVGLLILAVGVLGLVGTQASMVQAQGAAKYRGDAAYLAAELVGLMWSDLGNLSQYAGDGATPCTATRCLDWARKVASTLPQGQAEVTVNSGTVVITIRWTPPGDAAHAYTTRSALNA
- a CDS encoding PilW family protein: MPRTFPCHGARAARGLTLVELMVGIALGLIATLAVVQVLAVSEGQRRTTTSGADAQVSGALGLYALERDLKSAGYGLSSTREALACAITARYNGAVVANMPTTLLPVSITAGAGGASDTLRILASNKAGFSVPIRVMPPRYQPNDQWFSVASTLGVAQNDLMLAFRATGEPCHLFRVTANPTGSVAQIPRADDAGWNGAGQPNVEIAEGSQLINLGTLLDHTYRVDAARAVLQRVSFDTTTRTQVVTDVQPGIVLMRAFYGLDRAATAAQLAAGTGQTRVDTYTLDAAKVPTTAADWQRLLSVRIAIVARSGHYEKEEVTTSNPVWDVGTAAEVDGAVTCGSSKCVTLDVGADTAGSEARHYRYKVYDTVVPLVNLLWRS